TGTACGAGTAGAAGGCAGGAGAGATGAATTTCCGATAAAGGTACCAGAAAGTGGCTTTAGTGTCAATGGCCCAGGCTTTGATTATTTTCAGGATGATAAATCCTGGTCCTTTGGAAGttgatttaatttttggaaatgcTCAAATGTCACTAGGAGTAATGTGTGAAGAATAAGAGGTGGACGACAACTGGAGTGGCATTTGGACTCAAAGGAGGCTCAGCACATGTGGATGTGGCTCAAAGTGAATAAAAGGGCTTGTTAGAGGCTCTGCCTTCTAGGCAGGCTGTGACTGGCCACGGGCCTGGGTCAGGACATCCTATGCCTTGTGTTGGTCCAGGGAGGGTTCTTCTCCATGCCCTTCCTCCAGGGCCCATCCCATAGAGCACAGGCACACAGCAAGTTGGATGCTTTTGTTTTAATAACTCTGGGCTACAAGGGTATTTAAGGCTTTAAGTCCAGTGATCGCATTCTTTTCAGCTTCTCATGCCCACGGTTTTGGCAGACCGAATTTCTTCAGTAATTTTTGTGCAAATTCATTTCCATCTAGAAGGAAAGATGAGACAAATGAGGCTTTTAGGACCCCAGGTGCCAGCTCCACTCCTTCCATTTCTTCTCAACTCCATCTTCTGCTTTCCAGACTTACTGAGACTCTGGAGAGGCTTACACAGAAGTTGGAGGGATTGAGATTAGATTCACCAGAGCCTGAAGGACCTACCCTCTTCCCCACCttggcaggggcagggggcaaGAAGAATAGAAACAAGCAGCTCCACTGTGGGAAGGTTGGGGGTTAGACCCCAGGGGAATCAATATCAGACAACATGGCACATTGactctgttctttcttttgagacagggtctttctctgtcacccaggatggagtgtagtggcacgatcttggctcactgcaacctctgcctcctgggctcaggtgatcctcccaccttagcctcccaagtagctgggactacaggcacacgccaccacgcctggctgttttgtatttttttttgtagagatggcatatcgccatgttgcccaggctggtcttgaactcctgggctcaagcaatccacctgccttggcctcccaaaatgctgggatcacaggcgtgaaccaccgtgcccagccagcaatTTGAATCTGGATGAGAAATTGGAAACATATGAAAGCACAAAGTGAGGGGTCTTCAACAGCAGGAGCTGTGGCAATTCCAAGTCTCATATGTGAGAGTGGAAATGGGGGCAAGTTCTCTCCCATCTCCCACCCCTGGATGGTGGGTGGTGAGTATTCTCATTCCCACAAAGCCTTGCCTTGGGATGCACTCACTTTCAATGAATTGTTTTCCACCTGCCAAGCCTCCAGGCATTCCTTTTCCTGCTCTTGCAAAGGCTTGTTCTGTTAGTAAGATACTTTTCTCCACTATGGATTCTAATTTTGGAGCAGAACAATCACATCAGCAGAAAATTCACCTCATTTAAAGAGAACTCTGCACTGCCCCGCCTGCACCCCGCCCCCCACCCGGCCCCCACTCCACCCAGGACATCATCCCTACACAAAGTCCTAAAGTGCAGAAGCTTTGCTGAGGGCTCCAGCACTTCTTTCATAGGAAGTTGTGTGAGCCAGGACAGAAACCATGTATAGTGCAGGCTGCAGCATCTACTATTGTGGAAATGTTGTGTGTGGGTGCAGTGCACAATCCCATTTGTGCCTTTGTGTTCAGGTGTTTGAGTCTACCTGCTTCTCACCAGGCTTATCTCTGGGCATGCAAGTGTGATGTGGGCCTGCAGCCAGAGATTTTTCTAGGTTGTTGATCTGGCATGGAGACAGAGACTTACTCAGGGGGTTTAGTTCCTGCCTGCTTGAGGTAACCTTGGCTGTCCCCTGAACTGCTGCCGACGTCTCCTGGGCTGTTGTGGTTGTCTCTGGGGGTGAAGCAGATGCTGCTGGATCTGAGATCTCTTCATTAGGCTTAGCTATGAATGCACAAATTGATTGATTTTAGCAAAGccaaaatgtttgtttcttttggaaTGGGTAGCAGGGCCCCAGGATACCTAATGTGTGCTGGGTGCCAGGATACAGAAGTGATATGGCTTAAACCCTGCCCCCTTAAGGGAGATAGCATTTCTGCATGCTGTGTGTCTCTTGGAATGCAGTGGACAAGGTTGGGGAAGGATTTGGGCTAGGGGATGGTGAGAATCAGGGAGCACTTCATAGAGAAACTGGATCTTGAAGGCAGGATGTTAGCGGGAAAGGATGTTCCAAAGGGGCTTCGCTGGGGGCAGGCAGCGAGGAAGAGGTCAGGCGAAGGCATGTGTGGGATAGGTGTGGGGAATGGAAACAAGTTCAGTTTAGCTGATGTGGGTGCGACATAAAAGAGAGTCACGGAAAACGGGGTTGGAAAATGAGGTTAGAGGCCTGAAAACGGTTACCTTGCTAAGGAATTGGGAGTAATGGGAGGTGTTTGCAGGTGAAGGTATTAATGCCATGTGAGACATTGCCCTTACCACTTAACCTCATGTTTCTCTCCCTTTTATTCACAATAACCTTTTCCCCATGCTCCCTATTGGCCTTGCCTCTCTGGGTCATCCTCTTTTGTCCTTAGCTTTGTGCCATTTCAACCCATGCTACCTCCTTTATTATATTACCTGCCCCTCCCCATTACCACCAAGCACAGAATCCAGATCTCCTCCCACTGGCTTCTTCTCCCAGCCACCACTCATATCCCTAACTGTTAAACCTTCCCAACGAGGCCTAGGACAGGTGGGAGGGGAGGACTCACAGGTCCCAGCTTCCTGGGCAGGATCAGCATCCGTCGAGTCAGAGGAGGCATCTTCTGCAATGCAGGAAACACACCAGATGAGAGCAAGGACCGAACCGCACCCACCCGAACCACCCTCCCCTCCCAACCCCAAAGCTTATCTCCTGGGAATGCTCATAGATAGAAGGGGATGAATTTCCCTTTTGGTTGGACACGCGCTTCCACCATATCAGTGGGTCTAGTGGGGCACTCTCTGATGTTTAACTCCTGTGGCTTTTGAAACAGGTTCCCCTCTGAGAAATGTAATGTCTCTTGGAACAGTGCCTTCCTCCTGACTGGCCCCTGGCTTGGGAGGCTTCCCTGAGGTGTCTGTCAGGGAGCTGACCATGGTCAGAGGGGCTCAACCTCCTCTGTGGTGGAGGAGGACAGTATGTGGGGGTCGTGGGGCCATGTTTGAGTGATTTCCAGGATTGAGACCCCAGCCCTGATTCCCTTTATTCTTTCAACACAACATTTATGCAAAACTCTGTGCCAAGAGATGGAGGGGCAGTGCTGAAGAGGGCAGACAAGTCCCTTGCCCTGACAGAGCTTACATCTGTCCTTTTACGGAATTATTTAATGACTGGTGTGACAGTGCTGGAAGGGAACGTGCAGCCTGGTGCGAGAAGGGCACATGGGATCTGATTTGTTCCACACGTGCATGGAAGCCCTTTTTGGGGGAATTGCATCTAAACTGAGATTTCCTAGATGAAAAATCACTGGCCAGGTGGCATTAGAGTTGGTTGGGCGAAGAGGCCAGGGAGAGAGAAGGCATTCCAgatgaagaaagaataagaagaaagatCCTGATGTTCAAGGAACAGCAGGATCATCATGGCCCAAGTGGTGCTTCTGTGGATTAAAAAAGGCAtcccagccgggcacggtggctcacgcctgtaatcccaacactttgggaggctgaggcaggcagatcacctgaggtcaggagttcgagaccaacctggccaacatggtgaaaccccgtctctaataaaaatacaaaattagccgggcttggtggtgtgcgcctgtagtcccagctacctgggaggctgaggcaggagaatcactggaacccaggaggtggaggttgccgtgagccgagatcacgccactgcactccagcctgggcaacagagggagactcggtctcaacaacaacaacaacaacaacaacaacaaaacagcatcCCTTCCTCCTAAGAGACACAGTCAGGGGCCAGGCTCACTGCTTGGCAAGTAGAGTGTGGGCCAGATTTTAGCTTCTACCACTCCTTGCCTGGGCACCCTCGTGTAGGGGACACCCTGCTCAACCACATGCAGTGGCCCAGAGGAACCGCAAGAAGCCAGTGTAGCTGAGCCTAGTGGGTAAACAATGGTGTGTGAGGAGATGAGCTGGGAgggcaggcagaggccagagagTTCTGGGTTCCCCTGGCCAGTGGGGTGCAGAGGCCACGTGTGGAGAACTGGGAGAGGAGTCACTTGCCGAGGCAGGGAAGCCAGGATAGCactgagagaggaggagaggggtgaAGGCAGGAGTGAGGGCCTCCTTGGCCTGGGAGGATTCTTGTGGGGTGTAGAGGAAAGGCCATACTCACCAGCATAGACCAGGGCCCCAGCCACAGCTGCCAAGAAGAGGAGAGTGGTGAATTTCATTCTTCGGGATGAGGAATGAGTATAACCACAGAATCTGCAGAGGGTCCGGGGAATAAGGATGCTGAAACTGCTGGGCCCTTTTAAGCATATCAAGGGCCAATGGGAACCAAGCTTGGAGAGGTGTGACTTCCacatcctcctcccctccttccccagaCTGTCACCTGCTAAGTCAACAAGGGCTAGCTTGGGCTGGTTGATACCTGGGAGTCTTGCAGGCAGGTCCTGGATGGGAGCCTTTCTCTATTAACTCCCAGccatcccttttctttctccctcctcccttccccaccatATCTGCCCTCTGGGTTCACACCCCAGGGCTCTCAGGGACAGTAGGCAGAGCACATTTCACTTGGGGAGTTTCTGGGATGTGTCTGTTGAGGGTTCTGGTAGAGAAATCTTAATCTTGTTATCTCTCCAGGAGGAGGTTGAGGGTTCAGGAGATTATGTTGTTCACCTTCTGTCCCAGTCTACATAGGACTCAGTGCAGGGTTTGAAGGTTTCCCCAAACAAAGTGAGCCCCTTTCCCTGGGAGGCCACACCCAGAACACTTGAGGCCTGAGTTCCTGGCTACTTTCTCCCCGTGAGGGGATGGGTTTGAAGGCGCGTGTGCCTTCTCTGGAGTTGTTCTCTGTTCTTGACATTATCCAGCCCCTAAAAAGAACTCCTCCAGGCTCATATAGGCCTGTCAATCTCTGCCTTCAGGCCTAATCAATGGGACCCCGCATTTCTGAGAGACTCTCCTGGTCAAAACATGATGGTGGTTCACTGAAATTGGAGCTTGGTTCTCACTTCAAGTGGGGAGCTGACCCATGGTGTGAATAATCCAGAAAAGCAGATTATTCTAGAGAAGCTTCTCTTTGACTCGGGGTTTCTTCCTCTCCTGATCTGGGACTCTAGAGGTCTGGATTTTGAGTTCTGGCTTTGTCATATGAAAACGTTAGGATTTGAAAAGTtaaaggatttttatttgttgtCTAGGAGTTGTGGCTCCTGTGTATAGCATAGTGGTGgagattaagtgagataatatatggCAAAGCATTTTTTTAGACAGCGAACTTCTATGGAGTTGTGTGGGGTTCTTGTGCCATCTTTCCAGGTAggtttttgtccaggctggtgctAAATGCTAGATATTAATAGAATGGGCCATGGAGCAGGAGCAGCTGAGGGGCTGAAGGGTGGAGAATAAGGTGCTGGATGTCAATTTGTGACTTTCCCCTTGCTTGGTGTCAGCACTCACCCAGCCCCACGTGGGCTGACTCTGGAGGCTTCTCTGCTTCATGGTAGCTCTGAAGATGAGTGTGAGAAGGGCGTGTTGAAGAGTTTTCGACATAAGGGTGTTTTGGGTGCCAGAGTTTAGAGCATTAATCTTTTCGGGAGCTAAAGGAAGATAAAATTAATGGGGTGGGACATTAAAGCCTTGGCAATTACTACCTGCCTGAAGGTCTGGGCCTGGGAGCCTTGAAGGTTGTGGTGGCCTTACCTGGAATGGCGAAGGCTGAGGAATAAGAGAAAGTTTTGATGGCACCAGTGCCCTGGGTATATGCACAtacgtgtgtgcacgtgtgtgtacacGGAGGAAGGAGAAGTCCTGCAGATCCCAAACAGATCTAGATCCTGAGCAGTCTCCATGAGCACATTAAAAAAGTCAACAGGAGCAAATTATGCTATTTGCACAAgacttttttaagaggaaatgagAACTTTGGCGTCAACACTAGAACTGTCACAGATCAGGGTCTTTCCAAATGTCACTGCATAGTTCTATCTTCTTCCAACTCTTCCTCCTGGCCTCAGTAATTAAAGAGGCAAGCATCTACATAGAAAATTTTCGTTACTCTATAACAGGGCCCAGGAGAAATGTTACCCCAAATTACAGAGCCTGGGAAAGAATTGGGTGCATAGATTAGAGGAAAGAGGCGGACCTCATGGATATGGGTGAGGTGCTGGTCTGTGTGATGTTTTGTCTTCTAGGTTATCTGACCTCCTTGATGACTGTCAGTTCGCTGATCTGTGTGTTGTCTCATGGGCTGCTTGTTGTACCTCTCTCCCCTCTGCCTCATCCCTGCACTGGTCTGGAAGGATGCCTCTATGGGCTGTATCACCTGGGCTCCCATGCCGTCTAGCTTCGAGTTGAGTTTGGCCAATGGAAGACATGTgggagatgggaggatgggaagagggagaggtcAAGGTATTTGttcctcctgctccctcccttGCTTTGGCATGTGTGGTAGGATGACTTCAGAGATAGCTCCTGGTGAGGCCCACGTCTTGGCATTGGTGCCCTGCTGTAATTTCCTCCGCTTAACTGAGCTGGGTCTCAAGATTCACTCCTAACAAATAGAAGATGGCAAAGTGATGAGGTAGTCACTTCTGAGACTATGACTTTAGTCTTGTTTACACACGCTCTGTCTCTGGATCTTCTCAGCTTGCTCTGATGAAGTGAATGGCCATGTGTGAGGCTGTCCTGTGGAGAAGCCAAAGTGGCAAGAAACTGAGGGCAGCCTCCAGCCTGTAGCCAGTAAGGAACCGAGGCCCTCAGTCCAGCTATCTGTGAGGAACTCAACTCTGCCAGCTACCACGTGATTGAGCTTGGAAGTGGGTCTTTCCTCAGCTGAGTTTTGAggtgactgcagccttgacgaTACCTTGACTGCAGCCTCATTAGAGACTCTGAGTCTGAGGGTGTGTCTACCTGAACTGCTGACCCATAGCACTTGTGGATAAGAAATGATGTGTGAAGTCACCAaatgtttgaataatttttacaGCCACAGATACTTAATGCAGCATGGTGTGGCAATGGCTGTTTCTCTCTGACTGCAGATTCTGTCTGTCCCTGTTCCAGAGTGCCATCTCTTGGTGTCAGGTGACATTATTCACCCCCCAACCACGCTGCTTCAGACTTCCTGCTGTTGCTAGTCCTTACTTGAATCTCTGTAAATAATAGATACATTTTTCCTTAaagagtcttaaaaaaaaaaaaaaagagtcctgagaaccataaaccactgctcaatgaaataaaagaggacacaaacaaacggaagaacattccatgctcatggataggaataatctataccgtgaaaatggccatactgcccaaggtaatttttttttttttttttttttttttgagacggagtcttgctctgtcgcccaggctggagtgcagtggcacaatctcagctcactgcaagccccacctcccgggttcacgccattttgcctcagcctcctgagtagctggtactataggcacccgccaccacacccagctaattttttgtatttttagtagagatgggatttcactgtggtctcgatctcccgaccttgtgatccatctgcctcggcctcccaaagtgctgggattacaggcgtgagccacctgcccaagataatttatagattcaatgccatccctatcaagctaccaatgactttcttcacagaattggaaaaaactactttaaagtttatatggaaccaaaaaagggcccgcattgccaagacaatcttaagcaaaaagaacaaagctggaggcatcacattacctgacttcacactatactacaaggttacagtaaccaaaacagcatagtactggtaccaaaacagaaatatagaccaatggaacagaacagaggcctcagaaataacaccgcacatctacaaccatctgatctttgacaaacctgacaaaaacaagaaatgggaaaaggattccctatttaataaatggtgctgggaaaactggctagccatatgtagaaagctgaaactggatcctttccttacaccttatacaaaaattaattcaagatggattaaagacttaaatgttagactaaaaccgtaaaaaccctagaagaaaacctaggcaataccattcagggtatagacatgggcaaggacttcatgactaaaacaccaaaagcaatggcaacaaaaaccaaaatagacaaatgggatctaattaaactaaagaacttctgtacagcaaaagaaactaccaccagagtgaacaggcaacctacagaatgggagaaaatttttgtaacctacccatctgacaaagggctaatatcgagaatctacaaagaacttaaacaaatttacaagaaaaaaaatcaaacgaccccatcaaaaagtgggcaaaggatatgaacagacacttttcaaaagaagacatttatgcaggcaacagacacatgaaaaaatgctcatcaccactggtcatcagagaaatgcaaatcaaaaccacaatgagataccatctcacaccagttagaatggcgatcattaaaaagtcaggaaacaacaggtgctagagagaatgtggagaattaggaatgcttttacattgttggtgggagtgtaaactagctcaaccattgtggaagacagtgtggcaattcctcaaggatctagaactagaaataccatttgacccaatgatcccattactggctatatacccaacggattataaatcgtgctactataaagacacatgcacacatgtatttattgtggcactattcacaatagcaaagacttggaaccaacacaaatgtccacaatgatagactgggttaagaaaatgtggcacatatacaccatggaatactatgcagccttaaaaaaggatgagttcatgtcctttgtagcgacatggatgaagctggaaaccatcattctgagaaactatcacaaggacagaaaaccaaacaccacaagttctcactcataggtgggaattgaacaatgagaacacttggacacatggtggggagcatcacacactggggcctgttgtgggctggggggatgggggagggatagcattagaaatacctaatgtaaatgatgagttaatggatgcagcaaaccaacatggcacatgtatacatgtgtaacaaagctgcacattgtgcacatgtaccctagaacttaaaatattttatatatatatgtgtgtgtgtatatatatgtgtgtgtgtgtatatatatgtatgtgtgtgtgtgtgtgtatatatatatgccctcCTGAGTGTGCCATCTGTTTTCTGCCTGGACCTCTCCACTGATACACCACTTCCTGTATGAACTGTGATGAATACCTTTTCCTCATTCCCTTCCCCGTGTGTTAGGCCGTGTTCTGGGGGCTGGTGGGGAAGCAGAGACTCCAAAGGGAGGAAGTGACATGGACTATTTAGGGTAGACCTGCTCCTGCATTGAGAACACAGGCATACGTTGATCTCCAAGGGTCATTCTACCCTGGCTGCTGTGCTCGACATGGCTCGTCTTCTCTGCAAAGCCCTGTGTCCTGCACAAGCTCTGCCACACTCCTCTGATGCCTCTGATCTTCTTCCACCGTGGCCATTGGGGAGGTGTAAAGACAAAGCAATagagtgaaatttttaaaaatgtgaattctgTTTCTTTAACATACATACAGCATGTAGTACATGCCAAGCACTATTCTCAGAGCTTTATCcattttaatctcatttaatcctcctaacaacCCAATGAGATAAAGTACTATTAATACTCTTACTTTCTAGATAAGCAGACTAAGTCTAAGGCAGTTTAAGATGCTGGCCTATGATGgcacagctagtgagtggcagagctggatttCAACGTGGGCTTCTTAGCTTCAGAGTCTGTGCTGTCAACCACAACTCCTTGCTGGAATActaaattccattttaaaataaatatgaggcCTCTCTAATGTTAAGTTTCTCTAGTTTTAACTAATTGGTACCTGTATTCGTTAGGTTTCTCCAGTGAAATAGTACTAATTGGATATGcgtgtatttgtatatatatatgtatttatatatagtgtGAATATttatagacacacagacacacacatatatatagagagattgaggcagagagagacagagagagagaaagagagagaggttgatttatgttaaaaaattggttcatgtgattatggaggctggcaagtccaaaagcTGTCGTTCAGGTCTGAAGGGTGCCAGGCTGAAGACCCAGGAAATAGCTGATGTTGTGGTTCAAGTCTGAAGGCCACCTTCTGGTAGAAGTGTTTCTTGCTCAGGGAGGTCcatcttttgttctattcagccctcaactgactggatgaggcccacctTCAATTATGAAGGGCAATCTGCCTTACTCAAGgtctaccaatttaaatgttaatctcatccaagaACACCCTCACAAAAAcatcagaataatgtttgactacATATCTGGGCATTGTGGCCCAGCaaagttgacatgtaaaattaactaGGACAGTACCCTTCAGTATTTTGATCTTGGTGACCACATATCTGGGCATTGTGGCCCAGcaaagttgacatataaaattaactagGACAGTACCCTTCAGCATTTTGATCTTGGAAGATTTAGTGCACATCAACTGGgcccagagaaaaaaaaaagacatgttgtATGCATCTTTGGAAAACTTTTTCCAGATCTTAAggggaaggatttttttttttttttatctctagtTTCACAGGAGTAAGGGGTAAGCTCCAGGAAGCTGTGGAACAGTCCACAAAGACCAATAAGCGGGCCCTCTTCCTGCCTGTGGTCTAAGCAAAAAGGATTCTCATGGCTCCTATGGGGTCTAGCTACCTCATCTGGCAATGTCCAGAAAAGGACTTGGGGTCAAAGGCCAGGGCTAAGGGTTGCAAATTTCAATGCCTACAAGAATCAAGCAGGTACCATTAATGAGCCAGGCAGTCCAGGTACAAGGCAAATAGCAGCATACGTGCGATGATAAATAGTAATTGTCCTTCCCTTTCAGGTGTTGGAAATCAGGAGGAAGTGGTTGAGTTGGAGCAAACTGGAGTGTGCCTGCCCTTTGTAAAGTGGTCAGCTGCCTCTGCCTTGAGCTGATGGCTGCCAGACATTCAATTCTTCAAGGAAAATTGGAAATCTGGATTCTCTTGTAAAACTCctgattttcttattatttctgaacatttcattTAATAGTTTTACtttgtagtattttaaaattaattaatttaaaaattgacaaatgaaaattgtgtatatttatcacATACAATGTGATGCTTTGAAATATGTGTGCATTGTGGAAcagctaaatcaagctaattaacatatgcattacctactttttgttttgaaataacttCAGACTTACAGAGGATttgtaaaaatagtacaaagaattttCACATCCTCTTTCTAGATCCACTGGGGACTTGAGCtcccaaatgttaacatttaattGTGCTTGCTTTATCATGCTCTACCTTTGTTTCTGTCTCTGCTTTTTCCTTAACATTTTGAGAActggatttgaatttttaatatacataacaGAAGACCCCTTTAGAAATGGCTGtcctggatctttttttttttttttttgaggtagagtcttactctgtcacccaggctagagtgcaatggagagatctcagctcactgcaacctccgcctcccaggttcaagtgattctcctgcctcggcctcctgagtagctggaattacaggcacatgccaccatgcccggttgattctttttgtatttttagtagagttggggtttcaccatgttggctaggctggtatcgaactcctgagctcaggcaatctacccacctcggcctcctagagtgctgggattacaggcatgagccactgtgcatggc
This sequence is a window from Theropithecus gelada isolate Dixy chromosome 11, Tgel_1.0, whole genome shotgun sequence. Protein-coding genes within it:
- the LACRT gene encoding extracellular glycoprotein lacritin isoform X1, giving the protein MKFTTLLFLAAVAGALVYAEDASSDSTDADPAQEAGTSKPNEEISDPAASASPPETTTTAQETSAAVQGTAKVTSSRQELNPLKSIVEKSILLTEQAFARAGKGMPGGLAGGKQFIENGNEFAQKLLKKFGLPKPWA
- the LACRT gene encoding extracellular glycoprotein lacritin isoform X2 codes for the protein MKFTTLLFLAAVAGALVYAEDASSDSTDADPAQEAGTSKPNEEISDPAASASPPETTTTAQETSAAVQGTAKVTSSRQELNPLKQAFARAGKGMPGGLAGGKQFIENGNEFAQKLLKKFGLPKPWA